The Triticum dicoccoides isolate Atlit2015 ecotype Zavitan chromosome 6A, WEW_v2.0, whole genome shotgun sequence genome has a window encoding:
- the LOC119317414 gene encoding probable methyltransferase PMT15, with translation MGVRSAATKLHIPPAHSAARRSFFLPLAAVALLCSASYLLGAWHHGGGFSPSSPSRSVTIATDISCTTTTLTPSTTTAAAAQSLDFSAHHAAAVDAVASRAASSASSAPRRYPACPAEYSEYTPCEDVKRSLRYPRDRLVYRERHCPSGRERLRCLVPAPAGYRNPFPWPASRDVAWFANVPHKELTVEKAVQNWIRVDGDKLRFPGGGTMFPHGADAYIDDIGKLIPLHDGSIRTALDTGCGVASWGAYLLSRDILAMSFAPRDSHEAQVQFALERGVPAMIGVLASNRLTYPARAFDMAHCSRCLIPWHLYDGLYLIELDRVLRPGGYWILSGPPINWKKYWKGWERSKEDLNAEQEAIEAVARSLCWKKIKEAGDIAVWQKPANHAGCKASRKAAKSPPFCSKKNADAAWYDKMEACVTPLPEVSDASEVAGGAVKKWPQRLTAVPPRVSRGTVKGVTAKAFQQDTELWKKRVRHYKAVINQFEQKGRYRNVLDMNARLGGFAAALASYPLWVMNMVPAVANSSALGVVYERGLIGSYQDWCEGTSTYPRTYDLIHADSVFTLYKSRCEMDTILLEMDRVLRPEGTVIIRDDVDMLVKVKSVSDRMRWDSQIVDHEDGPLVREKILLVAKTYWTAKNQ, from the exons ATGGGGGTCCGGTCGGCGGCCACGAAGCTGCACATCCCCCCCGCCCACTCCGCCGCCCGGCGCTCCTTCTTCCtgccgctcgccgccgtcgccctcctcTGCTCCGCCTCCTACCTCCTGGGCGCCTGGCACCACGGCGGCGgcttctccccttcctccccctcccgCTCCGTCACCATTGCCACCGACATCTCCTGCACCACCACCACCCTCAccccctccaccaccaccgccgccgccgctcagtCCCTCGACTTCTCCGCGCACCACGCGGCGGCGGTCGACGCCGTGGCGTCCAGGGCCGCGTCCTCCGCGTCCTCGGCGCCGCGGAGGTACCCGGCGTGCCCGGCCGAGTACTCGGAGTACACGCCGTGCGAGGACGTGAAGCGGTCGCTGCGCTACCCGCGGGACCGGCTGGTGTACCGGGAGCGGCACTGCCCCTCGGGGCGCGAGCGGCTGCGGTGCCTGGTGCCGGCGCCCGCCGGGTACCGCAACCCGTTCCCGTGGCCGGCCAGCCGCGACGTCGCGTGGTTCGCCAACGTGCCGCACAAGGAGCTCACCGTGGAGAAGGCGGTGCAGAACTGGATCCGCGTGGACGGGGACAAGCTCCGGTTCCCCGGCGGCGGGACCATGTTCCCGCACGGCGCCGACGCCTACATCGACGACATTGGGAAGCTCATCCCGCTCCACGACGGCTCCATCCGCACCGCGCTCGACACCGGCTGCGGG GTGGCGAGCTGGGGCGCGTACCTGCTGTCCCGGGACATCCTGGCCATGTCCTTCGCGCCGCGGGACTCGCACGAGGCGCAGGTGCAGTTCGCGCTGGAGCGCGGCGTCCCCGCCATGATCGGCGTCCTCGCTTCCAACCGCCTCACCTACCCGGCCCGCGCCTTCGACATGGCGCACTGCTCCCGCTGCCTCATCCCCTGGCACCTCTACG ATGGATTGTACCTGATCGAGTTGGACCGTGTCCTGCGCCCCGGCGGGTACTGGATCCTGTCCGGGCCGCCCATCAACTGGAAGAAGTactggaaggggtgggagaggagcAAGGAGGACCTCAACGCCGAGCAGGAGGCGATCGAGGCGGTCGCCCGGAGCCTCTGCTGGAAGAAGATCAAGGAGGCCGGCGACATCGCCGTCTGGCAGAAACCCGCCAACCACGCCGGCTGCAAGGCCTCCCGCAAGGCCGCCAAGTCGCCGCCGTTCTGCTCCAAGAAAAATGCCGACGCAGCGTG GTACGACAAGATGGAGGCCTGCGTGACGCCACTGCCGGAGGTCTCGGACGCGAGCGAGGTGGCCGGCGGCGCGGTGAAGAAGTGGCCGCAGAGGCTCACGGCCGTGCCGCCCAGGGTCTCCCGGGGCACGGTCAAGGGCGTGACGGCCAAGGCGTTCCAGCAGGACACGGAGCTGTGGAAGAAGCGGGTCCGCCACTACAAGGCGGTGATCAACCAGTTCGAGCAGAAAGGACGGTACCGCAACGTGCTCGACATGAACGCCCGCCTCGGCGGCTTCGCGGCGGCGCTGGCGAGCTACCCGCTGTGGGTCATGAACATGGTCCCGGCCGTGGCCAATTCCAGCGCACTCGGGGTGGTCTACGAGCGCGGCCTCATCGGAAGCTACCAGGACTG GTGCGAGGGCACGTCCACCTATCCGCGGACCTACGATCTCATCCACGCCGACTCGGTCTTCACTCTGTACAAGAGCAG GTGTGAGATGGACACCATTCTGCTGGAGATGGACAGGGTCCTGAGGCCCGAGGGCACGGTGATCATCAGAGACGACGTGGACATGCTGGTGAAGGTCAAGAGCGTCTCCGACCGGATGAGGTGGGACAGCCAGATCGTCGACCACGAAGACGGCCCGCTCGTCCGGGAGAAGATCCTCCTGGTTGCCAAGACGTATTGGACTGCCAAGAACCAATAG